One Kaistella polysaccharea DNA segment encodes these proteins:
- the tsaD gene encoding tRNA (adenosine(37)-N6)-threonylcarbamoyltransferase complex transferase subunit TsaD, which produces MSDSIILGIESSCDDTSAAVLKGNKILSNIAANQEIHQQYGGVVPELASRAHQQNIIPVVNQAIIKANIQQKDICAIGFTRGPGLLGSLLVGTSFAKSLAMSLAVPLIEVNHLQAHILAHFIDDANPKPPKFPFLCLTVSGGHTMIVIVKDYFDMEIIGKTIDDAAGEAFDKIGKIFGLDYPAGPIIDKISKVGDGSIFKFNKPKLDEYNYSFSGIKTSVLYFIQKEVKKNPDFILENLNDLCASVQKTLVEILMDKLEKASLDFNINEVAIAGGVSANSGLREAMQKNAEKLGWNIYIPKFEYTTDNAAMIAMVAKLKFDRGEFADLSVSATARYDIEEEFKKEI; this is translated from the coding sequence ATGAGTGACTCAATAATTTTAGGTATAGAATCTTCTTGCGACGATACTTCCGCAGCTGTTCTCAAAGGTAATAAAATACTCTCCAATATTGCAGCCAATCAGGAAATCCACCAACAATATGGTGGCGTAGTTCCGGAGTTGGCTTCCCGAGCGCATCAGCAGAACATTATTCCGGTCGTAAATCAAGCAATCATCAAAGCAAATATACAACAAAAAGACATTTGTGCGATTGGTTTTACACGCGGACCAGGACTTTTAGGTTCGCTGCTTGTCGGCACTTCTTTTGCCAAATCGTTGGCGATGAGTTTAGCGGTTCCTTTGATTGAAGTTAACCATTTGCAAGCCCACATATTGGCTCATTTTATTGATGACGCAAATCCAAAACCGCCCAAATTTCCATTTCTATGCTTAACGGTTTCTGGCGGACATACGATGATTGTAATTGTAAAAGATTATTTCGATATGGAAATCATCGGGAAAACAATTGATGATGCAGCTGGCGAAGCTTTCGATAAAATTGGAAAAATATTTGGCTTGGATTATCCCGCCGGACCTATTATCGATAAAATATCTAAAGTTGGCGACGGCAGCATTTTTAAATTTAATAAACCAAAACTCGACGAATACAATTACTCCTTCAGCGGCATTAAAACTTCAGTCTTGTATTTCATACAAAAAGAAGTGAAAAAAAATCCTGATTTTATTTTAGAAAATCTCAATGATTTATGCGCGTCTGTTCAGAAAACTCTTGTTGAAATTTTAATGGATAAATTGGAGAAAGCATCGTTGGATTTTAACATCAATGAAGTTGCCATTGCAGGTGGAGTTTCCGCAAATTCTGGTTTGCGCGAAGCCATGCAAAAAAATGCTGAAAAATTGGGATGGAATATTTACATTCCAAAATTTGAATATACGACCGACAATGCGGCGATGATTGCAATGGTTGCGAAACTAAAATTTGACCGCGGCGAATTTGCGGATCTTTCTGTGTCTGCAACAGCGAGATATGATATCGAGGAAGAGTTTAAAAAAGAAATTTAA
- a CDS encoding translocation/assembly module TamB domain-containing protein gives MANLENNNDNEDKKSLAENIGDSVQKGVENVQDSVKETVKGATNLASDAINNPVETAGDFVHQAAKDVTSYTWWAKLLLIVFWVALFLVASFFVIVSLPATKNWAAQKVITKLNTDLNAQMSFESVDVSYFGDINIHNVAIKDHKGFKFLKAEELYADSDWFSIISNSRNLQFQSLSLKKMDLKVITYKNDSISNFVRFVDLFNTPSPTTPTEPFQLKSRIYISDSKVSIFSENHENKEDGQWLNATDVNLVIPELRVNGSNVFAQINNLRFVAERWGKKHVVDTFSADFSLTKQFLSLKDMTFNTDHSLLQGDLKLILNKGSFTDFADKVRWDMNLQQGSQLSGYDISYFVTDWDNYKPFNISGKMTGPLNKFYLDNFLVRNPTVNIRTKTMKVSNVLKGNFQIETNTLSTDFTYIDLKAMMPTFISSKMKNFADDFGRIKFDGAARVNPKQVYIPNARLITGIGQAKINNFYLDDYSSNMPKYRGYAEVNDLNTTVITKNKEVGLISGKFNVQGQSFDVNTMTIRTKSQISKIEITDKVVHNVYLEGLLDHKKYNGIINVNDEQVKARVKGLIDFSTSKLYADVKANVEYLNLNFFTGAKGTQAVSGIVDGKISMTDINDLTLDADLSEVNFATNTQKFYIPNAKVKAFFENGNRVVSVDAAGAVNGKIAGKFNLGDLAGMVENGLGKILVGPPPRKIYRGQHFTMQFDVQQDLVNYFMPELHIPKGATVDGSYDGNSNNLVLNIDASQLKYLMTKKEDITQADQALARANPAYKITARDKVSRDSAMIDELMVRINTANLDEQIFAKINRIEYNTNILKDITLSGRNENNKILHIAANFKHGTPEEEIKQTMKEYAVNINQSTDAAGDFVFRFEPTMVKFNDVAWTVDTDPALNHSITYRKKTADFLIQNLRVYSDTSELFLEKSIFKSAKDFSAEGEVRNLDISKVLALMKNENTFDLKGIANGTFNIKMDKNNLEPLINVNITDIFMNGKEMGKIQIETKNSLIPNVFDVDVKVVSASGSLIGDNDLHLTGTINNNTASPSLDLVAKMNDFDLAFAQQFVTGIFSNLRGKAFGDLKISGQLNDIDYSGDIALKKFGLKLDFTGVDYSLDDTVVSLSRGLAILNDIGISDGRSNSEGSISGAIQFETLSSMGVNLVLRADNLMLLNTTQKDYDLFWGRVYGTGTLYVDGPVSALNISTPEMRALNNSVFTFNSNSTSNVEEFKMLRFLKRDDNGGITVEKKKKTSANMNVDFSLAVDKGTTVNVLVGDDIGDISVRGTSERLRFIMSRTGAISMNGNYFVDSGTFVSKAILNRTFHITKGSSIRWDGDPIAPQLDIDATYLRTVTNAGQYLNMGSLQPINVLLTTKITQTLNNPKIVLGVSAQDVSSNLKETLAEKMSNEDEKIIQFGSVLVMNSFNVGNSAFDINLGNTLETSGYNMLFKQLGSVLNTISNEFQVDLNYLKGDAGSNSGDRANASVSFALSPRVTVKTGLGIPISKSENTGSDYLSGEGIVEYDWSKNNDGTRLLRAYSKPTNIGLNGTAAANAGANQSYGVGVVYSKSFNTIFKRKKKEKSTQSEKTSGKTESVKIDTIK, from the coding sequence ATGGCAAATTTAGAGAATAATAACGATAACGAAGATAAAAAATCGCTGGCCGAAAACATTGGTGACTCTGTGCAAAAGGGCGTTGAAAACGTACAGGATTCTGTAAAAGAAACCGTAAAAGGCGCAACCAATCTTGCTTCCGATGCGATTAATAATCCCGTAGAAACTGCGGGCGATTTTGTACATCAGGCTGCAAAAGATGTGACCAGTTATACCTGGTGGGCAAAATTATTGCTGATCGTCTTTTGGGTTGCACTTTTTCTTGTGGCCTCATTTTTCGTCATCGTAAGTTTGCCAGCAACCAAAAACTGGGCAGCGCAAAAAGTAATTACAAAACTCAATACGGACTTAAATGCACAAATGTCTTTTGAAAGTGTAGATGTAAGTTATTTCGGAGATATTAATATTCACAACGTCGCAATTAAAGATCACAAAGGCTTCAAGTTTTTAAAAGCGGAAGAGCTTTATGCGGATTCTGACTGGTTTTCTATCATCAGTAATTCCCGGAATTTGCAGTTCCAGTCGCTTTCTCTAAAGAAAATGGATCTGAAAGTCATAACTTATAAGAATGACAGTATTTCAAATTTTGTTCGGTTTGTTGATCTTTTTAATACACCTTCGCCAACCACACCAACAGAGCCTTTTCAGCTAAAATCACGTATATATATCTCCGATTCAAAAGTTTCCATCTTCTCGGAAAATCATGAAAATAAAGAAGATGGTCAATGGTTGAATGCGACTGATGTCAATCTCGTTATTCCCGAACTTCGGGTAAATGGGTCCAATGTTTTTGCGCAAATTAACAATTTACGTTTTGTTGCAGAACGCTGGGGCAAGAAACATGTTGTGGATACCTTTTCTGCCGATTTTTCTCTCACGAAACAATTTCTTTCTCTGAAGGATATGACCTTTAATACCGATCATTCGCTATTGCAGGGAGATTTAAAATTAATATTAAATAAAGGTTCATTTACAGACTTTGCCGACAAAGTCCGATGGGATATGAATCTGCAACAAGGCAGCCAGCTGAGCGGTTATGATATTAGTTATTTTGTCACAGATTGGGATAATTATAAACCATTTAATATTTCCGGTAAGATGACCGGTCCGCTCAACAAGTTTTATCTGGATAACTTTTTGGTGAGAAACCCGACGGTTAACATCAGGACCAAAACGATGAAAGTTTCCAATGTTTTAAAAGGTAATTTTCAGATCGAAACCAATACGCTTTCTACCGATTTCACTTATATCGATTTAAAAGCGATGATGCCGACTTTTATTTCTTCAAAAATGAAAAACTTTGCGGATGATTTCGGACGAATAAAATTCGACGGAGCAGCACGAGTAAATCCAAAACAGGTTTATATTCCCAATGCACGCCTTATCACGGGAATCGGGCAGGCAAAAATTAATAATTTTTATTTGGATGATTACAGTTCGAATATGCCAAAGTATCGTGGTTATGCGGAAGTGAACGACCTCAATACAACGGTAATTACTAAAAATAAAGAAGTAGGTTTAATCAGCGGAAAATTCAATGTTCAAGGTCAAAGTTTCGACGTGAATACGATGACAATCCGTACGAAATCGCAAATTTCTAAAATTGAAATTACCGATAAAGTAGTTCATAATGTGTATTTGGAAGGGCTATTGGATCATAAGAAATACAACGGTATCATCAATGTAAATGATGAGCAGGTAAAAGCTCGAGTTAAGGGACTTATTGATTTCAGTACTTCTAAACTTTATGCAGATGTTAAGGCAAATGTCGAATACCTCAATCTAAACTTTTTTACGGGCGCAAAAGGAACACAGGCTGTAAGTGGAATAGTAGACGGAAAAATTTCGATGACCGATATTAATGATCTTACTTTAGATGCTGATTTATCTGAGGTAAATTTCGCTACAAATACTCAGAAATTTTATATTCCAAATGCGAAGGTAAAAGCCTTTTTCGAAAATGGAAATCGTGTCGTTTCTGTTGATGCGGCTGGCGCTGTGAATGGTAAAATAGCGGGGAAATTTAATTTGGGCGATTTGGCTGGAATGGTCGAAAATGGCTTAGGTAAAATTTTGGTGGGACCGCCACCCCGAAAGATTTATCGTGGTCAGCATTTCACTATGCAGTTTGATGTGCAACAAGATTTGGTGAATTATTTTATGCCTGAACTTCACATTCCAAAAGGCGCGACGGTTGATGGATCTTACGACGGTAACTCTAATAATTTAGTTTTAAATATTGACGCTTCGCAGCTGAAATATCTGATGACTAAAAAAGAAGACATTACCCAAGCTGATCAGGCACTTGCCCGTGCAAATCCCGCTTATAAAATTACAGCAAGAGACAAAGTCTCGCGGGACAGCGCAATGATTGATGAGCTGATGGTGCGCATCAACACCGCTAATCTTGATGAGCAGATTTTTGCTAAAATAAACCGGATTGAATACAATACGAATATTCTGAAAGATATTACGCTTAGTGGTCGCAACGAAAATAACAAGATTTTACATATCGCGGCTAATTTTAAACATGGTACACCAGAAGAAGAAATAAAACAGACCATGAAAGAGTACGCGGTTAATATTAACCAAAGTACCGATGCGGCCGGTGATTTTGTGTTCCGTTTTGAACCTACAATGGTGAAGTTTAATGATGTTGCCTGGACTGTAGATACCGATCCGGCACTAAACCATTCCATCACTTACAGAAAGAAGACGGCTGATTTTCTTATCCAGAATTTACGGGTTTATTCAGATACGAGTGAGCTGTTTTTAGAAAAGTCAATCTTTAAATCCGCAAAAGATTTTTCTGCAGAAGGCGAGGTGAGAAATTTAGATATTTCAAAGGTTTTGGCGCTGATGAAAAATGAAAATACCTTCGATTTAAAAGGTATTGCCAATGGTACTTTTAATATTAAAATGGATAAAAATAATCTCGAACCTTTAATTAATGTTAATATCACTGATATTTTCATGAACGGTAAAGAGATGGGAAAAATTCAAATTGAGACCAAAAACAGCTTAATTCCGAATGTTTTTGATGTAGATGTAAAAGTAGTTTCGGCAAGTGGAAGTTTAATTGGTGACAACGATTTGCATCTTACCGGAACGATCAATAATAATACAGCGTCGCCTTCTCTAGATTTAGTGGCGAAGATGAATGATTTTGATCTTGCTTTTGCTCAGCAGTTTGTCACAGGCATTTTTTCTAATTTACGCGGTAAAGCATTTGGAGATTTGAAGATTAGCGGTCAGCTGAACGATATCGATTACAGTGGTGATATTGCTTTAAAGAAATTTGGGCTAAAACTAGATTTTACGGGTGTTGATTATTCACTCGATGATACAGTTGTTTCCCTTTCCCGCGGTTTGGCGATTTTAAATGATATTGGAATTAGTGATGGTCGTAGCAATTCAGAAGGATCAATCTCCGGTGCGATCCAGTTTGAAACCTTGTCTTCGATGGGGGTCAACTTAGTATTGCGGGCAGATAATCTGATGCTTTTAAATACGACTCAAAAAGACTACGATTTGTTTTGGGGACGTGTTTACGGAACAGGAACACTTTACGTTGATGGTCCTGTTTCCGCCTTAAATATTTCTACACCGGAAATGCGCGCACTCAATAATTCCGTATTTACATTTAACTCGAATTCGACCTCTAATGTTGAAGAATTTAAAATGCTTCGCTTTTTAAAACGAGATGACAATGGTGGAATTACGGTTGAGAAAAAGAAAAAAACCAGCGCCAATATGAATGTTGATTTCAGTTTGGCAGTTGATAAAGGAACAACGGTAAACGTTTTAGTTGGTGATGATATTGGTGATATCAGCGTTCGTGGGACATCTGAAAGATTGCGTTTTATCATGAGCCGAACTGGTGCTATTTCAATGAACGGGAATTATTTCGTGGATAGCGGAACGTTTGTCTCCAAAGCAATTCTTAACCGAACTTTCCATATTACGAAAGGAAGTTCAATCCGTTGGGACGGCGATCCGATTGCACCACAGTTGGATATTGATGCAACTTATTTAAGAACAGTGACCAATGCAGGACAATATTTAAATATGGGAAGTCTGCAACCGATTAATGTTTTGTTGACGACGAAGATTACCCAAACCTTAAATAATCCGAAAATTGTATTGGGAGTTTCCGCGCAAGATGTTTCCTCTAATTTAAAAGAAACGCTCGCTGAAAAGATGAGCAACGAAGATGAAAAAATTATTCAGTTCGGTTCCGTTCTGGTGATGAACAGTTTTAATGTAGGCAATTCTGCCTTTGATATAAATCTGGGAAATACGCTGGAAACTTCTGGATATAATATGCTATTCAAACAGTTGGGTTCTGTATTAAATACCATCAGCAATGAATTTCAGGTTGATTTAAATTATCTAAAAGGTGATGCCGGATCCAATTCCGGTGACCGCGCGAATGCCAGCGTTAGTTTTGCGCTCTCACCTCGTGTTACTGTGAAAACGGGCTTGGGAATTCCGATTTCTAAATCAGAAAATACAGGATCTGATTATCTGTCGGGCGAAGGTATTGTAGAATATGATTGGTCTAAAAATAATGATGGCACCCGATTACTTCGTGCGTACTCTAAACCAACCAATATCGGTCTGAACGGAACTGCTGCCGCAAACGCTGGAGCCAATCAAAGTTACGGGGTCGGAGTCGTGTACAGCAAAAGCTTTAATACTATCTTTAAAAGGAAGAAAAAAGAGAAATCTACTCAGTCTGAAAAAACGAGTGGTAAAACAGAATCCGTGAAAATCGACACAATTAAATAA
- a CDS encoding Lrp/AsnC family transcriptional regulator, translating to MNYQLDEIDKKILDFLVENTRMPFTEIAKQMDVSAGTIHVRVKKMEDAGIILGSSLNIDYGKLDYHFTAFIGILLTKSNRTQEVLKELTTIPNVTEASVISGKYNIFCKIRAKNTEDAKRIIYQIDDITDVMRTESMISMEEFLSDKNRLIEAVSI from the coding sequence ATGAATTATCAACTGGACGAAATAGATAAGAAAATCCTAGATTTCTTAGTGGAAAATACCAGAATGCCTTTTACAGAAATTGCGAAACAAATGGATGTTTCTGCAGGAACAATTCACGTGAGAGTGAAAAAGATGGAAGACGCCGGTATTATTTTAGGTTCTTCACTGAACATCGATTACGGAAAATTGGATTACCATTTTACTGCTTTTATCGGTATTCTTTTAACAAAATCAAACCGTACGCAGGAAGTTTTGAAAGAACTTACGACCATTCCAAATGTTACGGAAGCCAGCGTAATTTCCGGAAAATATAATATTTTCTGTAAAATTCGTGCGAAAAATACAGAGGACGCCAAAAGAATCATTTATCAGATCGATGACATTACGGATGTTATGAGAACTGAAAGTATGATTTCTATGGAAGAATTTCTCTCTGACAAAAACAGATTGATCGAAGCGGTTTCTATCTAA
- a CDS encoding RrF2 family transcriptional regulator: protein MFSKACEYAIKATIYIAQKSHQGGRVNVKEVAKSVNAPEAFTAKILQQLCRENILASIRGKQGGFTFDIERQKEIKIYDVVRLIDGDGIFTNCGLGLHKCSSENPCPVHDDFKPVRDNLIAMTQKYSFYDLALRTENGLAWLK, encoded by the coding sequence ATGTTTTCTAAAGCTTGCGAATATGCCATTAAAGCCACCATTTATATTGCACAGAAAAGTCACCAAGGCGGACGTGTAAATGTAAAGGAAGTTGCAAAATCGGTGAATGCGCCAGAAGCATTTACCGCAAAAATTCTGCAACAGCTTTGTCGTGAAAATATTCTGGCTTCTATAAGAGGAAAACAGGGTGGATTTACCTTTGATATCGAGCGGCAGAAAGAAATTAAAATTTATGATGTCGTTCGGCTCATCGATGGTGACGGAATTTTTACCAATTGTGGATTGGGATTGCATAAATGTTCCTCTGAGAATCCGTGCCCAGTTCATGATGACTTCAAGCCTGTGCGCGATAATCTTATTGCCATGACACAGAAATACTCTTTCTATGACTTGGCGCTCCGTACAGAAAATGGACTTGCATGGCTTAAATAA
- the ric gene encoding iron-sulfur cluster repair di-iron protein, giving the protein MLTKEQTIGEMVAQDFRAAQVFRKYKIDFCCKGNRTIDEACENKKFQAEDIYNDLQKISAEKSGDIDFNSWPLDLLADYVEKTHHRYVEENSTVLVQYLNKLCKVHGDRHPELFEIKSIFTEISGELAAHMKKEELILFPFIKRMVNAKEKGEELVTPHFGTVESPVAMMKHEHTVVGDLFVKIENLTNNYQFPDDACGTYQVTYKMLEDFEKDLHTHIHLENNILFPKAIALEKTF; this is encoded by the coding sequence ATGTTAACGAAAGAACAAACGATTGGCGAAATGGTTGCACAAGATTTCAGAGCAGCTCAAGTTTTTAGAAAATATAAAATAGATTTTTGCTGTAAAGGAAACAGAACCATTGATGAAGCCTGTGAAAATAAAAAATTTCAGGCAGAAGATATTTATAATGATTTGCAAAAAATTTCAGCAGAAAAATCAGGTGATATTGATTTTAATTCTTGGCCCCTGGATTTACTCGCAGATTATGTTGAAAAAACGCATCACCGCTATGTAGAAGAAAATTCCACAGTACTCGTTCAGTATTTGAATAAATTATGTAAGGTTCACGGCGACAGACATCCTGAATTGTTTGAAATTAAAAGCATATTTACAGAAATCTCCGGAGAACTTGCAGCACACATGAAGAAAGAAGAATTGATACTTTTCCCTTTCATCAAAAGAATGGTTAACGCCAAAGAAAAAGGAGAGGAATTAGTTACGCCACATTTTGGAACTGTAGAAAGTCCTGTTGCGATGATGAAACATGAGCATACCGTTGTCGGCGATCTGTTTGTGAAGATTGAAAACTTAACCAATAACTATCAGTTCCCCGATGATGCATGTGGAACTTATCAGGTGACCTATAAAATGCTTGAAGATTTCGAAAAAGATCTGCATACACATATTCACTTAGAAAACAATATACTTTTCCCGAAAGCGATCGCTTTGGAAAAAACCTTCTAA
- a CDS encoding chloride channel protein — translation MERNKIVSQHYFKLIAASLLVGLSSALLAFTLKHLTEYFEHLLFKTVSNWYTPAFILLPTIGITAIYFLRKYVFQNRRNKGITEIYKTLDQRKDHLPLFKIPSHFINGFLTVIFGGSTGVEVSTVVATATIGNYAYEKEFSARMYKRELICAGVVAGVAILFTSPLAGWLFALEVIARKMRKSLIISCTASALMSWGFIELFDSETILHRPVQDWTYAAIPCFIILSILGGTLSVYFTLLVTRMKKLFSNISNNFIRVNLGAIAVGTMIYFFPTLYGDSYHGLREILSKPLVVPSISLFFLLAVSILKPLAASLTLGAGGDGGVFAPSIVAGAFLGLMVAFLGNTYFNTDLIPVNFALIGAAATLSASLYAPFTSVVLICNLLPSGYQLFLPILACCFISYIVAKLILPYNVYTYDFYLSSKTSP, via the coding sequence TTGGAAAGAAATAAAATCGTTTCCCAGCACTATTTTAAATTAATTGCCGCTTCCCTCCTGGTTGGTTTAAGCAGTGCTTTATTGGCTTTTACCCTAAAGCATTTGACAGAATATTTTGAGCATCTTCTCTTTAAAACTGTCAGTAACTGGTACACTCCAGCTTTTATTCTGTTGCCGACCATAGGAATTACCGCTATCTATTTCCTACGAAAATATGTTTTTCAAAACCGGCGAAATAAAGGAATTACAGAAATTTATAAAACGCTGGATCAGCGGAAAGACCATTTGCCGCTCTTCAAAATTCCCTCTCACTTTATTAATGGTTTTCTCACCGTAATTTTTGGTGGCTCCACAGGTGTTGAAGTTTCTACCGTTGTTGCGACCGCCACAATTGGGAATTACGCCTACGAAAAAGAGTTTTCGGCGCGAATGTACAAACGGGAATTAATTTGTGCTGGAGTGGTCGCCGGAGTCGCCATATTATTCACAAGTCCTTTGGCTGGATGGCTGTTTGCACTGGAAGTTATCGCACGAAAAATGCGAAAATCGCTTATTATTTCCTGTACTGCATCCGCGTTGATGAGTTGGGGTTTTATAGAACTATTCGATTCGGAAACAATTCTTCATCGCCCGGTACAGGATTGGACGTACGCTGCAATTCCCTGCTTTATCATCTTAAGTATTTTGGGTGGCACGCTATCGGTCTATTTCACGCTTTTGGTTACCCGAATGAAAAAATTATTCAGCAATATTTCAAATAATTTTATCCGCGTAAATCTGGGAGCAATTGCAGTGGGAACAATGATTTATTTTTTCCCTACTTTATATGGAGATAGTTATCACGGTTTGCGGGAAATTCTCAGTAAACCTCTGGTCGTGCCCAGTATTTCGTTATTTTTTCTCTTGGCGGTATCTATTTTGAAACCGCTCGCCGCCTCTCTAACTTTAGGAGCGGGTGGCGACGGTGGTGTATTTGCGCCAAGCATTGTTGCAGGTGCTTTTCTTGGATTAATGGTTGCGTTCCTCGGAAACACCTATTTCAATACTGATTTAATCCCCGTAAATTTTGCGCTTATTGGTGCAGCGGCAACTTTGTCTGCGTCTTTGTATGCGCCTTTTACTTCGGTGGTTTTGATCTGTAATCTTCTTCCCAGCGGCTATCAATTATTTCTTCCTATTTTGGCGTGTTGTTTTATTTCTTATATCGTCGCAAAACTGATTCTGCCTTACAACGTATACACCTACGATTTCTACTTAAGTTCTAAAACTTCTCCTTAA
- a CDS encoding YeiH family protein, producing the protein MQTTLSKDLFQKIHFFLLVIFCVSPFASSPVALALGIAFTIIIGNPYEQKVHKYIHLLLQISIVGLGFGLQLSEALKAGKEGITLTIMSITTVMILGYFLGKFLKIERPLSYLISVGTAICGGSAIAAVTPIIKPSTKQISLALAIVFTLNSVALFIYPPVGHLLNMTQEQFGLWCAIGIHDTSSVVGAANKYGDIALKVATTVKLSRALWIIPMSLLTMVFFKTKGAKVKIPWFILYFVIAILLHTYFPIFDGFSKIATTVAKSGLNLTLFFIGSTISIQTLKTISWKPLFLAVVLWVIISVGSLLMILK; encoded by the coding sequence ATGCAAACTACCTTATCAAAAGACCTTTTCCAAAAAATACATTTTTTCCTCCTGGTTATTTTTTGTGTTTCTCCTTTTGCATCTTCACCTGTTGCTTTGGCTTTAGGAATCGCGTTCACTATTATTATCGGAAATCCTTACGAGCAAAAAGTTCACAAATATATTCACCTTTTATTACAAATCTCCATCGTTGGTTTGGGTTTCGGTTTGCAGTTAAGTGAAGCTTTAAAAGCAGGAAAAGAAGGAATAACTTTAACAATTATGAGTATCACAACGGTGATGATTCTCGGTTATTTCCTTGGAAAATTTCTGAAAATAGAAAGACCTCTATCCTACTTAATCTCTGTTGGTACAGCGATTTGTGGTGGGAGCGCCATTGCTGCCGTAACTCCAATCATCAAACCAAGCACGAAACAAATTTCTCTGGCTTTGGCCATCGTTTTCACTCTAAATTCTGTTGCTTTATTTATTTATCCGCCCGTCGGTCATTTGTTGAACATGACCCAGGAACAGTTTGGATTGTGGTGCGCCATCGGAATTCACGACACAAGTTCTGTTGTCGGTGCCGCCAATAAATATGGTGATATCGCTTTAAAAGTTGCTACAACGGTAAAACTTTCTCGGGCTTTGTGGATTATTCCAATGTCACTTTTAACGATGGTGTTTTTCAAAACAAAAGGTGCAAAAGTAAAAATCCCGTGGTTTATCTTATATTTTGTAATTGCCATTTTGCTTCACACCTATTTTCCTATTTTCGACGGCTTCAGTAAAATCGCAACAACCGTTGCAAAATCAGGATTGAATTTGACCTTATTTTTTATCGGTTCTACAATCTCTATTCAAACTTTAAAAACCATCAGTTGGAAACCCTTATTTCTTGCAGTAGTTTTATGGGTGATTATCAGTGTCGGAAGTTTATTAATGATTTTGAAATAA
- a CDS encoding LysR substrate-binding domain-containing protein, which produces MGASTTIAQYILPEILAQFNSSHKEISIELITKNSEDISNLLKKGEIDLGIVVGESKSSYFEYQKFKRDEIVLVCKAEHPLAIKNFKIKDLYDIDLIVREQGSGTQEFIQNQLKKSRIDVQKLNIIMQLGSSESIKNYLLHSEALAFLSISTVLQELKNNQLSVIDIKNFSIERNFHFITLKGEHSDLIDLFMKFINYN; this is translated from the coding sequence ATCGGCGCCAGTACAACGATTGCGCAATATATTTTACCCGAAATCCTGGCCCAGTTTAATTCTTCCCACAAAGAAATAAGCATTGAATTAATTACGAAAAATTCCGAAGACATCTCTAATCTTTTGAAGAAAGGCGAAATCGATTTGGGTATTGTAGTAGGCGAATCGAAGTCTTCTTACTTCGAATATCAAAAATTTAAACGGGATGAAATTGTTTTGGTTTGTAAAGCCGAACATCCTTTGGCGATTAAAAATTTTAAAATAAAAGATCTTTATGATATCGATTTGATTGTAAGAGAGCAAGGTTCAGGCACGCAGGAATTTATTCAAAATCAATTAAAAAAATCCAGAATTGATGTTCAGAAATTGAATATCATCATGCAATTGGGCAGCAGTGAAAGCATTAAAAATTATTTACTTCATTCGGAAGCGCTGGCTTTTTTATCCATCAGCACTGTTTTACAGGAACTAAAAAATAATCAACTCAGCGTAATCGACATTAAAAACTTTAGTATTGAAAGAAATTTTCACTTTATTACTTTAAAAGGAGAACATTCTGACCTTATCGATCTTTTTATGAAATTCATTAATTATAACTAA
- a CDS encoding LysR family transcriptional regulator, translated as MFDYRLKVFHTFANRLSFTKAANELSISQPAVTKHIKEIENQLNTKLFNRNGTTIQLTESGKILLVYAEKIRNLYRDLEFELSQLNKQEKGKLKNRRQYNDCAIYFTRNPGPV; from the coding sequence ATGTTCGATTACCGCCTAAAAGTCTTTCACACCTTTGCCAATCGTTTGAGTTTTACCAAAGCAGCGAATGAACTCAGCATCTCTCAACCTGCAGTCACCAAACATATCAAGGAAATTGAGAATCAGTTGAACACCAAATTATTCAACCGGAACGGAACGACCATTCAACTCACCGAAAGTGGAAAAATTTTACTGGTTTACGCGGAAAAAATTCGAAATCTGTATCGCGATCTGGAATTCGAACTTTCCCAACTAAACAAACAGGAAAAAGGAAAGTTGAAAAATCGGCGCCAGTACAACGATTGCGCAATATATTTTACCCGAAATCCTGGCCCAGTTTAA